One Salarias fasciatus chromosome 22, fSalaFa1.1, whole genome shotgun sequence DNA segment encodes these proteins:
- the LOC115409883 gene encoding prostate stem cell antigen-like, which produces MNRIIVQLLVVGFCFAMVHALRCYECKFGISRVCITTKTTCESGEQCFSGEGTAVGFVPITLKGCLKIEKCNKTTEESIPAISNSTVYSMTKTCCDTDLCNAAPGLPGAPGLGLLLASVSALFVANLMA; this is translated from the exons ATGAACAGAATTATTGTGCAGCTCCTGGTGGTCGGATTCTGCTTCGCCATGG TGCATGCACTCCGCTGCTACGAGTGCAAGTTTGGCATCTCGCGCGTGTGCATAACCACGAAGACGACGTGCGAGAGCGGGGAGCAGTGCTTCAGTGGCGAGGGGACCGCAG TCGGCTTCGTGCCAATCACCCTGAAGGGCTGCCTGAAGATCGAGAAATGCAACAAGACCACGGAGGAGAGCATCCCCGCCATCTCCAACAGCACCGTGTACTCCATGACCAAGACGTGCTGCGACACCGACCTGTGCAACGCCGCGCCCGGCCTCCCCGGGGCCCCCGGCCTCGGCTTGCTCCTCGCCTCCgtctctgctctgtttgtggCCAACCTGATGgcttga